From Spirosoma agri, one genomic window encodes:
- the radA gene encoding DNA repair protein RadA — protein sequence MAKLKTTYFCQSCGHQSAKWLGRCPACGEWNTLVEEVLQKDEPEKGGWRSPSTGPGGVKVVAKPKALHAINYEEQPRIYTNDAELNRVLGGGIVPGSLVLIGGEPGIGKSTLLLQIALSLSSMRVLYVSGEESEQQIKMRAERLDVPVSDCHVMTETSTQNIFRVIEHFEPEILIIDSIQTMQSSLVESGAGSVSQVRECAAEFMKYAKESGVPVFMIGHITKEGALAGPKVLEHMVDTVLTFEGDRHTTYRILRTNKNRFGSTDELGIYEMLGTGLRQVTNPSEILISQRDEALSGVTIGSMLEGNRPLMIETQALVSVATYGTPQRSSTGFDAKRLNMLLAVLEKRGGFRLGQQDVFLNIAGGLRVEDPAIDLAVCAAVVSSYEDIAIPPSVAFAAEIGLGGEVRAVSRIESRIAEAEKLGFKQMFISKYNMKGLDTKGYKISIKPVSRLDEVFQGVLM from the coding sequence ATGGCTAAGCTTAAAACCACCTATTTTTGTCAGAGTTGTGGCCATCAGTCGGCCAAATGGCTGGGCCGCTGTCCGGCTTGTGGGGAATGGAATACATTGGTTGAGGAAGTTCTTCAAAAGGATGAACCCGAAAAAGGCGGCTGGCGCAGCCCATCGACCGGACCCGGTGGCGTAAAAGTAGTAGCCAAACCGAAAGCTCTACACGCCATCAATTACGAAGAACAGCCGCGCATTTATACGAACGATGCTGAGCTGAACCGCGTGCTGGGTGGCGGCATAGTGCCAGGATCGCTGGTGTTGATTGGTGGAGAACCCGGCATCGGTAAATCCACCCTGTTGCTTCAGATCGCGCTTAGCCTGTCGAGTATGCGCGTGCTGTACGTATCGGGCGAGGAGAGCGAACAACAGATCAAGATGCGCGCCGAACGACTGGACGTGCCCGTAAGCGACTGCCACGTAATGACCGAAACGTCAACGCAGAACATCTTCCGGGTGATCGAGCATTTTGAACCGGAAATCCTGATTATCGACTCGATTCAAACTATGCAGTCGTCATTGGTCGAGTCGGGGGCGGGGAGTGTTTCGCAGGTGCGTGAGTGTGCCGCCGAGTTCATGAAATACGCCAAAGAGAGCGGGGTGCCGGTCTTTATGATCGGGCACATCACCAAAGAAGGCGCGCTGGCCGGTCCTAAAGTGCTGGAACACATGGTCGATACCGTGCTGACGTTCGAAGGCGACCGGCATACGACGTATCGAATTCTGCGGACAAACAAGAACCGGTTTGGCAGCACCGACGAACTGGGTATTTACGAAATGCTGGGTACGGGTCTCCGTCAGGTAACCAACCCCTCCGAAATTCTGATTTCTCAGCGAGACGAAGCCCTGAGTGGCGTAACGATTGGTTCAATGTTGGAAGGAAACCGACCGCTCATGATCGAAACCCAGGCGTTGGTCAGCGTCGCCACGTATGGTACTCCGCAGCGTAGCAGCACTGGCTTCGACGCCAAGCGACTGAACATGTTACTAGCCGTACTGGAAAAGCGTGGCGGGTTCCGGCTAGGGCAGCAGGACGTATTCCTGAACATCGCGGGTGGCCTGCGCGTCGAAGACCCGGCGATCGATCTGGCCGTGTGTGCTGCCGTGGTGTCCAGTTACGAAGATATTGCCATTCCGCCCTCGGTTGCCTTCGCTGCCGAAATTGGGTTGGGAGGTGAAGTGCGGGCGGTGAGCCGGATTGAGTCGCGCATCGCCGAAGCCGAAAAATTAGGGTTCAAGCAGATGTTTATATCCAAGTACAACATGAAAGGGCTGGATACGAAAGGCTATAAGATCAGTATCAAGCCTGTATCCCGCCTGGATGAAGTGTTTCAGGGTGTGTTGATGTAA
- a CDS encoding GNAT family N-acetyltransferase, whose amino-acid sequence MHFLRITQEHPYLAQIRMWYEESFPLAERRTFGQLIQLLDCPDMNLCAILEQEQLVGFIIYWQWDTLLYVEHFAIDPQQRGLQFGQKAMQLLVTLDPAWLVLEVELPTDDISRRRIQFYERQGFSRNPFAYHQPPYRADGTGIPMELLSIPAIHDQERFSTFSKQIRENVYERFYPTASGYKPIG is encoded by the coding sequence ATGCATTTTCTACGAATCACCCAGGAACACCCTTATTTAGCGCAAATCCGAATGTGGTATGAAGAGTCGTTCCCACTAGCCGAACGGCGTACGTTCGGGCAACTGATCCAACTCCTCGATTGTCCGGATATGAACCTCTGCGCCATACTGGAGCAGGAGCAACTGGTCGGATTCATTATCTACTGGCAGTGGGACACGTTGCTCTACGTTGAGCATTTTGCCATTGACCCGCAGCAGCGCGGATTGCAGTTTGGACAAAAAGCAATGCAGCTTTTAGTAACGTTAGATCCTGCCTGGCTGGTTCTGGAAGTGGAACTCCCCACCGACGACATCAGCAGGCGACGGATTCAGTTTTATGAACGGCAGGGCTTTTCCCGCAATCCCTTCGCTTACCACCAGCCTCCCTACCGCGCAGACGGCACCGGCATTCCGATGGAACTGTTGTCAATACCGGCTATTCACGATCAGGAACGGTTCAGCACTTTCAGCAAGCAGATCCGGGAAAACGTATACGAACGCTTTTACCCAACGGCCAGCGGGTACAAGCCCATCGGTTGA
- a CDS encoding LytR/AlgR family response regulator transcription factor, with translation MKTFANDSIFDPMSMPFHKSVEKIADSSCLQKLLIPFYDRKRTVSVDEIVRLEGCGNYTNFFLKDGTKMLVSRTLKEYEMLLDGQAFVRVHKSCIVNLGFVRKFFVKKEGELELTDGQQVKISRRRAQMFMDRIRDFQPVALN, from the coding sequence ATGAAAACATTTGCCAACGACTCCATCTTCGATCCCATGTCCATGCCGTTCCACAAAAGTGTGGAAAAAATTGCCGATTCCTCTTGTCTGCAAAAACTACTGATTCCATTTTACGACCGTAAACGTACCGTGTCTGTCGACGAAATCGTTCGTCTGGAAGGTTGCGGCAACTATACTAATTTTTTCCTGAAAGATGGTACCAAAATGTTAGTGTCTCGTACCCTGAAAGAGTATGAAATGCTGCTCGATGGCCAGGCGTTTGTTCGGGTTCACAAGTCATGTATCGTTAATCTTGGTTTTGTAAGAAAGTTTTTCGTGAAGAAAGAAGGCGAGTTAGAATTGACGGATGGCCAGCAGGTGAAAATTTCACGTCGCCGGGCGCAAATGTTTATGGATCGTATCCGCGATTTTCAACCTGTAGCCTTGAATTAG
- a CDS encoding LytR/AlgR family response regulator transcription factor: MEATVLSSPPLAIIPQFPASYQRGSQRIALPYLNRTIFISVDDILCLQGEGNYTFLFTRDRKKYLVSKTLKEFEKTLDGSIFLRVHKSYIVNLAYVQRSVFNKERQVQLADGREVAISRRRMKDITLQLTQFWQRLLN, encoded by the coding sequence ATGGAAGCCACTGTTCTCTCTTCTCCGCCACTCGCCATAATCCCTCAGTTCCCGGCTTCTTATCAGCGGGGTTCGCAGCGAATCGCTTTGCCTTACTTGAACCGTACCATTTTTATTTCTGTCGATGACATTTTATGTCTTCAGGGCGAAGGAAATTATACGTTCCTTTTTACGCGCGATCGCAAAAAATACCTGGTATCCAAAACACTGAAAGAGTTCGAAAAAACGCTCGACGGATCGATCTTTCTTCGTGTTCACAAATCATACATCGTAAATCTGGCTTACGTGCAACGCAGCGTTTTCAATAAAGAACGCCAGGTACAACTTGCCGATGGCCGTGAAGTCGCTATTTCCCGTCGTCGCATGAAAGACATCACGTTGCAGCTAACGCAGTTCTGGCAGCGGCTACTCAACTAA
- a CDS encoding exodeoxyribonuclease VII large subunit, whose product MSPIRLSDLAFTLEAVIDEAFGQKAVWVIAETSDIKNYPDRGYCFLTLVERDTTGSSTGKETLAKLDAAIWRKHYHTIREFESATGVGFARNIQVLLLVSVGFNPVYGLRLEILKIDPSYTLGNLERERQAVLDALVLNHPDLVWLEAGQYITANQLLPRPAVMQRLALIAAPGSDGWRDFRHELTQNPFGYNFLVDEYLTQVQGKGAEKSICDQLERIRTSGVAYDAVIIVRGGGSQLDFGSFDTYLMGETVAGFGIPILAGIGHERNVSITDLLCHESVKTPTKAAAFLLEHNRQFEESCLHLRDRLSVAAREALQTAREQLDTETERLRFVMHNYFRDCHTDLAKKAVTIRHLDPANVLRRGYALILRNGHILTQRSTIQSGETLQIQMADGVVTVTSD is encoded by the coding sequence ATGTCTCCCATCCGTCTTTCTGATTTAGCCTTTACACTCGAAGCCGTTATCGACGAAGCGTTCGGGCAGAAAGCGGTTTGGGTCATTGCCGAAACGAGCGACATTAAGAATTATCCGGATCGAGGCTATTGCTTTCTGACGCTGGTTGAACGCGATACGACCGGCTCATCGACCGGCAAGGAAACACTGGCCAAGCTCGATGCGGCCATCTGGCGGAAACATTACCACACAATCAGGGAGTTCGAGAGCGCTACCGGCGTGGGGTTTGCCCGTAATATTCAGGTCTTGCTGCTCGTCTCCGTAGGCTTCAATCCAGTTTATGGCTTACGACTGGAGATTCTAAAAATTGATCCGTCCTACACGCTCGGGAATCTGGAGCGCGAACGGCAGGCTGTTCTGGATGCCCTCGTGCTCAATCATCCTGATCTGGTCTGGCTCGAAGCGGGTCAGTACATTACGGCCAATCAATTACTGCCCCGCCCCGCCGTGATGCAGCGACTCGCCCTGATTGCCGCCCCCGGCTCCGATGGCTGGCGCGATTTCCGGCACGAGTTAACACAGAATCCGTTCGGCTATAATTTTCTGGTCGATGAGTATTTGACGCAGGTTCAGGGAAAAGGAGCCGAAAAGTCCATTTGCGACCAGCTGGAGCGCATACGAACGAGTGGTGTAGCCTATGATGCCGTGATCATTGTGCGGGGGGGTGGCTCACAGCTCGATTTCGGCTCGTTCGATACGTATCTAATGGGGGAAACCGTTGCCGGGTTTGGTATCCCTATTCTGGCTGGTATTGGGCACGAGCGTAACGTCAGCATTACGGATTTGCTTTGTCACGAGAGCGTCAAAACGCCCACGAAAGCAGCCGCCTTTCTGCTTGAACACAACCGCCAGTTTGAGGAAAGTTGCCTTCATCTGCGCGACCGACTGAGTGTAGCCGCTCGTGAAGCGCTGCAAACGGCCCGCGAACAACTTGATACTGAAACCGAACGGCTTCGGTTCGTTATGCACAATTATTTCCGCGATTGCCACACCGATCTAGCAAAGAAAGCCGTCACCATTCGCCACCTCGATCCGGCCAACGTGCTTCGTCGTGGCTACGCACTTATTCTGCGCAACGGTCATATTTTGACCCAACGAAGTACGATCCAATCCGGCGAAACACTTCAGATACAGATGGCTGACGGAGTTGTTACTGTAACCAGTGATTAG
- a CDS encoding porin family protein, which yields MKKNLLFIALLLLPALTFAQGGFQIGIKGGVNLSKLSFGEFIRTGTNANGSPTAGVDGQTFRDNLSASLDTKTGTSFGIYTRFGKNLFLQPELLYSTKAGSFNIVRNGVSENVTVKTTSFDVPILLGIKGGPIRVMAGPIVSFRINDNQSLSNAIQQYTSSSLNDAWSKAYYGYQVGGGLDLGSFGLDVRYEGNLTDIAQIENGAGKFSQRLNSWQLTLAYRLF from the coding sequence ATGAAAAAGAACCTTTTATTCATTGCACTTTTACTGCTCCCGGCACTGACATTTGCCCAGGGCGGCTTTCAAATCGGCATCAAGGGAGGAGTTAATCTTTCCAAGCTCAGTTTCGGCGAGTTCATACGAACGGGCACCAACGCCAACGGTTCACCAACGGCGGGCGTTGATGGGCAAACATTTCGCGACAATCTGAGCGCAAGCCTCGACACCAAAACGGGTACCTCGTTCGGTATTTATACTCGTTTTGGCAAGAACCTGTTTCTGCAACCCGAATTGCTCTACTCCACAAAGGCCGGTTCGTTCAACATCGTGCGCAATGGGGTTTCGGAAAACGTAACGGTTAAAACAACCAGCTTCGACGTGCCAATTTTGCTGGGTATCAAAGGCGGCCCGATTCGGGTGATGGCTGGTCCTATCGTTTCATTCAGAATCAACGACAACCAGAGTTTAAGTAACGCGATCCAGCAATATACAAGCAGCTCGCTCAATGACGCCTGGTCTAAAGCGTATTACGGCTATCAGGTCGGTGGTGGATTAGACCTCGGCTCATTTGGTCTTGATGTTCGTTACGAAGGAAACCTGACGGATATAGCGCAGATCGAAAACGGTGCGGGCAAATTTAGTCAGCGGCTGAATTCGTGGCAGCTCACATTAGCGTACCGCTTGTTCTAA
- the xseB gene encoding exodeoxyribonuclease VII small subunit, which produces MTYQEAYDQLATLVDEIENDQVPLDELPGKIRLATELITFCQNRLRDVETEYQEVIERLPKR; this is translated from the coding sequence ATGACTTACCAGGAAGCCTACGATCAGCTCGCTACATTGGTCGATGAAATTGAAAATGACCAGGTTCCACTCGATGAGCTGCCCGGAAAAATTCGATTAGCCACCGAATTGATCACCTTCTGTCAAAATCGGCTTCGGGATGTCGAAACAGAATACCAGGAAGTTATAGAGCGGTTACCCAAACGGTGA
- a CDS encoding DUF4136 domain-containing protein, with protein MKTSMKTYVVALMLMGLLFAGCSPYRIIRNQTDQSATWSAYRTFAFVDTNRIDPTPRDAYQATVEEIKRAVAAELANRGYQPTKDNPDLLVNIGAVISEKTQTRQTTINEAPLYTGQRRYQWRSQEVPVGTYQQGTVSLHIVDAQRDALIWDVAVSSVVNRKQVTPVQIGEAIRNVFAKFPGKRS; from the coding sequence ATGAAGACTAGTATGAAGACGTATGTAGTGGCTCTTATGCTGATGGGTCTGTTGTTCGCGGGCTGTTCGCCGTATCGGATCATCCGGAATCAAACCGATCAGTCAGCAACCTGGTCGGCATACCGAACGTTTGCCTTCGTCGATACCAATCGCATCGACCCTACGCCCCGCGACGCTTATCAGGCGACGGTTGAGGAAATAAAACGAGCTGTAGCTGCCGAATTAGCCAATCGCGGTTACCAGCCAACGAAGGACAATCCTGATTTGCTGGTCAACATTGGCGCGGTGATAAGCGAAAAAACACAAACGCGCCAAACAACGATCAACGAAGCACCCCTCTATACCGGGCAACGGCGGTATCAGTGGCGCAGCCAGGAAGTGCCGGTTGGTACCTATCAGCAAGGAACGGTCAGCTTGCATATCGTTGATGCCCAGCGCGATGCGCTCATCTGGGATGTAGCGGTGTCGAGTGTGGTTAACCGCAAGCAGGTGACGCCCGTACAGATTGGGGAAGCTATCCGTAACGTTTTTGCTAAATTTCCCGGAAAGCGTTCCTAA
- the pheS gene encoding phenylalanine--tRNA ligase subunit alpha, protein MLENVKAIYEEINHYTVASKEQLEQFRMRFISRKGVITELFEGLKTIPAADRRAVGQELNGLKNLAQERFDAFSQHVDDQQTSANSAPPVDLTLPTVPNLTGTQHPLTLVRQRIIQIFERIGFNVADGPEIESDWYNFGALNFPDNHPARDMQDTFFVDKKDNDPSGDMLLRTHTSNVQIRLMEHQKPPIRSIMPGRVYRNETISARAHCMFHQVEGIYIDRNVGFKDLKDTLYHFVKELFEPGTQIRFRPSYFPFTEPSAEIDISCQICGGKGCNICKQSGWVEIAGSGMVDPQVIANCGIDPDEYTGFAFGMGIERITQLKYVVNDLRLYTENDVRFLRQFEGL, encoded by the coding sequence ATGCTGGAGAACGTTAAAGCCATATACGAAGAGATTAATCACTATACGGTTGCCTCAAAAGAGCAGCTGGAACAATTTCGGATGCGGTTCATCAGTCGCAAAGGTGTTATAACCGAGTTGTTCGAAGGACTGAAAACCATTCCGGCAGCCGACAGACGCGCCGTTGGACAGGAACTCAATGGGTTGAAAAATCTGGCGCAGGAACGTTTCGACGCCTTTAGTCAGCATGTAGACGATCAGCAGACTTCGGCCAATAGTGCTCCCCCCGTTGACTTGACGCTGCCGACGGTTCCCAACCTGACCGGTACGCAGCACCCGTTAACCCTGGTCAGACAACGAATTATCCAGATTTTCGAACGTATCGGTTTCAATGTGGCCGACGGCCCGGAAATCGAGTCAGACTGGTACAACTTCGGCGCGCTGAATTTCCCCGACAATCACCCGGCCCGCGACATGCAGGACACGTTTTTCGTCGATAAGAAGGACAACGATCCGTCGGGCGATATGCTGTTGCGGACGCATACATCGAACGTGCAGATACGCCTGATGGAACACCAGAAACCGCCTATCCGCTCCATTATGCCCGGACGGGTTTACCGGAATGAAACTATCTCGGCACGGGCGCACTGCATGTTCCACCAGGTCGAAGGTATTTATATCGACCGCAATGTTGGGTTCAAGGACCTGAAAGACACGCTTTATCATTTCGTGAAAGAGTTGTTTGAACCGGGTACGCAGATACGGTTCCGCCCCTCCTACTTCCCGTTCACGGAGCCAAGCGCCGAAATCGATATTTCGTGCCAGATTTGCGGTGGTAAAGGCTGTAATATCTGCAAACAGTCGGGTTGGGTCGAAATTGCCGGATCGGGTATGGTCGATCCGCAGGTTATTGCCAACTGTGGCATTGACCCGGACGAATATACGGGCTTCGCGTTCGGTATGGGTATCGAGCGCATCACCCAGTTGAAGTACGTAGTGAACGACCTGCGGCTGTATACTGAAAACGACGTTCGCTTCCTGCGACAGTTCGAAGGCTTATAA
- a CDS encoding SDR family NAD(P)-dependent oxidoreductase, with the protein MTTEVGKTALITGASSGIGRELATLFAKDGYNLVLVARSEDKLQDLADKFKQQFGTSSVTVIEKDLSNPAAPQEIYDEVSRQNITVNTLVNNAGFGEYGKFATETDLQKELNVIQVNLTALVHLTKLFLNDMVQRNEGKILMLGSIASIMPNPLMAVYGATKSFIYSFSEALRNEINDTDITITVLMPPATDTDFFNKAGASNTVAQETARSMDPADVAKEGYEALLKGKDKVIAGFSTKMQAAAFRVLPDSVVSQAARSQMKSVAEAESEKKSSALAIGIGIAAVALAGIVIASKYKNHNGWTEGVKLGNVIDRARYRYKAGQAVDSAKDAVKSVADSVSSTVAGAKSKVERAIA; encoded by the coding sequence ATGACAACCGAAGTAGGAAAAACAGCGCTCATTACGGGCGCATCAAGTGGCATAGGCCGGGAACTGGCGACCCTGTTCGCTAAGGACGGGTATAATCTGGTACTGGTTGCCCGTAGCGAAGACAAGCTACAGGATCTGGCCGACAAGTTTAAGCAGCAGTTCGGCACCTCGTCAGTAACGGTTATTGAAAAAGACCTGTCCAATCCGGCGGCTCCTCAGGAGATCTATGACGAAGTGAGTCGGCAAAATATAACCGTCAACACCCTTGTCAACAACGCGGGTTTTGGCGAGTATGGCAAATTCGCGACCGAAACGGATCTGCAAAAAGAACTGAACGTTATCCAGGTCAATCTGACCGCGCTGGTTCATCTGACGAAGCTGTTCCTGAACGATATGGTGCAGCGCAACGAGGGCAAAATCCTGATGCTTGGTTCCATTGCCTCCATCATGCCTAACCCACTCATGGCGGTTTACGGGGCAACCAAGTCGTTTATCTATTCATTTTCGGAAGCGCTACGCAACGAAATAAACGACACCGACATCACGATCACCGTCCTGATGCCACCCGCCACTGATACGGATTTCTTTAACAAAGCCGGTGCGTCAAACACGGTTGCTCAGGAAACGGCGCGTTCCATGGACCCGGCTGACGTAGCGAAGGAAGGTTACGAAGCACTGCTAAAAGGCAAAGACAAAGTAATTGCTGGTTTCTCGACGAAGATGCAGGCTGCGGCTTTCCGCGTCCTGCCCGACTCAGTGGTAAGTCAGGCGGCTCGGTCGCAGATGAAGAGCGTGGCCGAAGCGGAATCGGAGAAGAAATCATCGGCACTGGCCATCGGTATCGGCATCGCGGCTGTTGCCCTGGCGGGTATTGTGATTGCCTCGAAATACAAAAACCACAACGGCTGGACTGAAGGGGTAAAACTGGGCAACGTGATTGATCGGGCACGCTATCGGTATAAAGCCGGACAGGCTGTCGATTCAGCGAAAGACGCCGTTAAATCCGTCGCTGATTCGGTAAGCAGTACAGTTGCTGGTGCCAAATCGAAAGTAGAAAGAGCAATAGCTTAA
- a CDS encoding DUF937 domain-containing protein codes for MNLFATLTEVLNPDVLTRIAAYIDEPTEKTNRAVNGLVYTIVGGLMKRTTTEIGVNQLFNHIQKGRYDGSLTDNLANVLKDATQTYALINQGDEVISHLLPAMKSSIGSMISSYAGIRNSSAISLLGLTSSIVLHVLGKQVKDKKLDADGLASSLFAERDAFVTTVPEDFLPRLVEKVGLQQIMSGLAVPARRNTAEAPGRSFATTSSPASRSTTTVTRPSINYDPVDDSDTDSGALTKWGMGLLIAGLLAVVIYYVYQNTINHSSTSEQASDVTTITGDTIQADTVTRSLAVPIDTTAKPKPKATIPVATTAALAAQPGALAGNLTQQMTPYLSNPALPKGRAFPLAGLAYYPGSLSMTAGSQAVVGELATLLKTHPQLQIQLVGYANDAQRGITNKSLSFKRVNQIKQQLMTSGIDFLRIDALGRGTGVARNDTSAVPKPTLRKIIVKVVVK; via the coding sequence ATGAATTTGTTTGCCACGTTAACTGAAGTATTGAATCCGGACGTCCTGACGCGTATTGCGGCCTATATTGACGAGCCGACCGAAAAGACAAACAGAGCCGTCAATGGTCTTGTTTATACGATCGTGGGTGGACTGATGAAACGGACCACGACCGAAATAGGTGTTAATCAGCTTTTTAATCATATTCAGAAAGGCCGTTACGACGGTTCTCTGACTGACAATCTAGCCAACGTTTTAAAGGATGCCACGCAAACCTATGCGCTCATCAACCAGGGCGACGAAGTGATCAGTCATCTGCTGCCAGCCATGAAAAGCTCCATTGGCAGCATGATTTCCAGTTATGCTGGTATTCGTAATTCGTCGGCGATCTCGTTGCTCGGTCTAACCAGTTCTATCGTCCTGCATGTCCTGGGCAAGCAGGTAAAAGACAAGAAACTGGACGCTGATGGATTAGCCTCTTCGCTCTTCGCCGAACGGGACGCCTTTGTCACTACGGTTCCTGAAGATTTTCTTCCCCGACTCGTTGAGAAAGTTGGTCTTCAGCAAATTATGAGCGGTCTGGCTGTTCCGGCACGGCGCAATACAGCCGAAGCGCCCGGACGTTCATTCGCTACCACGTCCAGTCCGGCATCACGGTCGACCACTACCGTTACCCGCCCATCTATTAACTACGATCCTGTCGACGATTCGGATACTGACAGCGGGGCGCTAACGAAATGGGGAATGGGGCTGCTGATCGCCGGGCTTCTCGCCGTTGTGATTTATTACGTGTATCAGAACACCATAAATCATTCGTCTACCTCCGAACAGGCCAGTGATGTAACCACGATCACGGGCGACACCATTCAGGCTGACACCGTCACCCGGTCGCTGGCGGTCCCCATCGATACGACAGCGAAGCCGAAGCCCAAGGCGACCATACCCGTTGCTACGACAGCCGCCTTAGCAGCTCAACCAGGTGCTCTGGCTGGTAATCTGACCCAGCAGATGACGCCTTACCTCAGCAATCCAGCCCTGCCCAAAGGACGAGCATTTCCATTGGCGGGCCTTGCTTATTACCCTGGCTCGCTATCGATGACGGCTGGTTCTCAGGCCGTAGTCGGTGAATTAGCGACCTTATTGAAAACACACCCGCAGCTTCAGATCCAGCTTGTCGGCTATGCGAACGATGCGCAGAGAGGCATCACCAATAAAAGTTTATCCTTCAAGCGGGTCAACCAGATCAAGCAGCAACTGATGACCTCCGGTATTGATTTTTTGCGGATTGATGCCCTTGGCCGAGGCACGGGTGTCGCCCGAAACGATACATCCGCCGTGCCAAAGCCAACGCTCCGCAAGATCATTGTGAAAGTTGTTGTCAAATAA
- a CDS encoding SDR family NAD(P)-dependent oxidoreductase, with protein MNSVTGKTALITGASSGIGQELAKLFAQDGYNLVLVGRSDDTLDRLAEVFKGNYGTQQVTVIKKNLSEEDAAQDVYNQVKAKDITVNVLVNDAGVGLYGLFATDTDWEREKAMIHLNVLALTQMTKLFLYDMLARNEGKILNLASLLSITPSPLMAVYAGTKAYVYNFTQSLVNELKDTNVTITALLPNATDTDFFNKAGAQNAKVTDEVQDPVMVAKDGYEALMAGKPKIVPGGLKNKSYEVLAYVAPQEALASLMHSKMLPKPEPDADNDMSPKLAWGIGFGIAVLAGVALTVAYNNTSVYDKARYRYKAKSAGNAISDALSSVLDTVADVYQNAKSKAEELAPKAKKAEEELVA; from the coding sequence ATGAATTCAGTAACAGGAAAAACCGCTCTGATCACCGGAGCTTCTAGTGGAATCGGTCAGGAACTTGCCAAACTTTTCGCGCAGGATGGGTATAATTTGGTATTAGTTGGTCGTAGCGACGATACGCTGGATCGTCTGGCGGAAGTCTTCAAAGGTAATTACGGTACGCAGCAGGTAACCGTCATCAAAAAGAACCTGTCAGAAGAAGATGCCGCTCAGGACGTCTACAATCAGGTTAAAGCCAAAGATATAACGGTCAATGTATTGGTCAATGATGCGGGTGTAGGACTCTACGGTCTATTCGCGACCGATACCGATTGGGAACGTGAAAAAGCCATGATTCACCTCAACGTGCTGGCCCTGACCCAAATGACCAAACTGTTTCTGTACGACATGCTGGCTCGTAATGAAGGGAAAATCCTGAATCTGGCTTCTTTATTGTCCATCACGCCTTCTCCGCTGATGGCGGTTTACGCCGGAACGAAAGCGTACGTGTACAACTTCACGCAGTCACTGGTCAACGAGTTGAAAGATACGAATGTGACCATCACCGCGCTGTTGCCAAACGCGACCGACACCGACTTTTTCAACAAAGCGGGCGCACAGAACGCCAAAGTGACTGACGAAGTACAAGACCCCGTTATGGTCGCGAAAGACGGTTATGAGGCATTGATGGCCGGCAAACCGAAAATTGTTCCAGGCGGACTGAAGAATAAATCATACGAGGTGCTTGCTTATGTAGCGCCACAGGAAGCGCTGGCTTCGCTTATGCACAGCAAAATGTTACCGAAGCCGGAACCGGATGCAGACAACGATATGTCACCCAAGCTAGCCTGGGGAATCGGTTTCGGCATTGCGGTACTGGCGGGTGTTGCGCTGACCGTGGCCTATAACAACACCAGTGTCTACGACAAAGCCCGCTACCGGTATAAAGCAAAGTCAGCAGGCAATGCCATTTCTGACGCACTATCGTCTGTATTGGACACGGTTGCCGATGTCTATCAGAATGCAAAATCAAAAGCCGAAGAGCTTGCTCCCAAAGCGAAAAAAGCAGAAGAGGAACTAGTCGCCTGA
- a CDS encoding DinB family protein: protein MKQALLTRLATQPDALTHLLFGLTEDQIRQRPQSGKWSIFENLAHLGRYQEIFTDRIQQINTEDAPVFSRYVADSDSGFMGWTQLSFDTLIERLRGERAALNAFLSILHEEQLTNIGIHPVYGPMTIEGWVEFFLLHEAHHFFTILQVGGPLRTSDQPMGLYPLAVG, encoded by the coding sequence ATGAAACAAGCGCTTCTTACCCGGCTGGCTACTCAGCCTGATGCCCTGACCCACCTGTTGTTTGGTCTTACGGAAGATCAAATCAGGCAACGACCCCAATCTGGCAAATGGTCAATTTTCGAAAATCTGGCTCACCTGGGACGGTATCAGGAAATTTTCACCGATCGAATTCAACAGATTAATACCGAGGACGCTCCAGTATTCAGCCGCTACGTTGCTGATAGTGATTCCGGGTTTATGGGATGGACACAACTCTCGTTCGACACCCTGATCGAGCGGCTACGCGGTGAGCGGGCTGCGTTAAATGCGTTTCTGAGTATTCTGCACGAGGAGCAGCTCACGAACATTGGCATTCACCCCGTCTACGGCCCGATGACCATTGAAGGATGGGTAGAGTTCTTCCTGCTCCACGAAGCCCACCATTTCTTCACCATTCTGCAAGTAGGTGGCCCCCTTCGAACGAGCGATCAACCGATGGGCTTGTACCCGCTGGCCGTTGGGTAA